In the genome of Fervidobacterium nodosum Rt17-B1, the window ATCGGCAAGCCTAATGCCTGCAGAAATCATCGTTTCTAATTGCCTTGCAAACAAAACTATATCCTTTAATTTTGCTTGAAAGACTGCTTTTTTCTTTCCCGTTGAACTGCTTCTAGTTTTTTCACCTTTCTGAACAAGATCTGTTATAATTATTCCTTGCTCTCTTAATCTATCAAGTGCTTCTTTAACGCTTTCAGCTTGAATTATACCTTTTAATTTTCTTCCAGACCTATCTACACCTTTGTATTCAAATACCAGATAATATCACCTCTTTATTTCTTTATCACTTCGTCGGAAACCATCTTGCCATCTTCAAGTGTAATAACTCTTTCACACAAATCCATAAAAAGCTCTGGTTCGTGCGTAGCTATAATATAACCCTTATTCTGATTTCGAAAACTCTCCAAAATTTTTCTAATTGATAAATAACCTTTCAAATCTAACCCTGCTGTTGGTTCATCAAAAATCAAAAATTTTGGATTATGAAGTAAGATAGAAGCAATCGCTATCTTGCGCTGTTCACCACCAGAAAGCTTAAAAGGTGATTTGTAAAGTATTTCTTCATTTAATCCCACACTAATAAGCAGTTTTTTTAAATCTTCCTTTGTGTAAGAAACTCCAAAGTTTTTTGCGGCATATGTTATTTCTTGTTCAACAGTTTCGTTAAAAAATTGTCTTTCTGGTATTT includes:
- a CDS encoding energy-coupling factor ABC transporter ATP-binding protein is translated as MKVELIDISVIFEKNTDVEKVALSNINLSFTTDERILLVGNTGSGKTTLIYLLDLLIKPSSGKIFYDGTNPFEKAYNFRKEFGVAFQIPERQFFNETVEQEITYAAKNFGVSYTKEDLKKLLISVGLNEEILYKSPFKLSGGEQRKIAIASILLHNPKFLIFDEPTAGLDLKGYLSIRKILESFRNQNKGYIIATHEPELFMDLCERVITLEDGKMVSDEVIKK